The Coffea arabica cultivar ET-39 chromosome 1e, Coffea Arabica ET-39 HiFi, whole genome shotgun sequence genome has a window encoding:
- the LOC113688065 gene encoding putative disease resistance protein RGA1 — protein MADAAISATVKVVLETVISTAADRIGMVLGVKAELERLSKTTATIQGFLADADGKIHSSGVRDWLKQLEDEVFKADNVLDELHYDNLRREVKYRNQLTKKKVCLFFSFFNAIGFSSSLASKIRDVNTNLKRINQQANDLGLVIKYQIEAALHADATTSRQTDSIVVPNVVGRAGDESKIVEMLLTPSERVVSVIPITGMGGLGKTTLAKSVYNNTKIDENFGIKSWVCVARKIDIVELFKLILESLTRTKVEVDGRDAIVQGIRAKLGEKRFLLVLDDVWNCEERLWDDFFTTLLGLSTTKGSWCILTTRLEPVANAVPRHLQMNDGPYSLGKLSDDACWSMLKEKVIAGEEVPKELEAIKKQILRRCDVLPLAASLIGGLLLNNRKEKWHCIVQESLLNEDQSEIDQILTVSFDHLSPPSVKKCFAYCSFFPQDTELGED, from the coding sequence ATGGCTGACGCTGCTATCAGTGCTACTGTTAAGGTCGTCCTGGAGACGGTCATTTCCACAGCTGCGGACCGTATTGGTATGGTTCTCGGGGTCAAAGCAGAGTTGGAGAGACTGAGCAAAACTACTGCAACGATCCAAGGTTTCCTGGCTGATGCTGACGGGAAAATACATAGTTCAGGGGTGCGAGATTGGCTCAAGCAGCTAGAGGATGAGGTTTTCAAAGCTGATAACGTGCTGGACGAGCTCCATTATGACAATCTTCGCCGGGAGGTGAAGTACCGAAATCAACTCACCAAGAAGAAGGTATGCTTATTCTTCTCCTTCTTTAATGCAATTGGTTTTAGTTCCAGCTTGGCTTCAAAGATCCGAGACGTCAACACCAACCTAAAAAGGATCAACCAGCAAGCCAATGACTTGGGATTGGTAATCAAGTACCAAATTGAAGCTGCACTCCATGCTGATGCCACTACAAGCAGACAGACCGACTCTATTGTTGTTCCAAACGTTGTAGGAAGAGCCGGCGACGAGTCAAAAATAGTGGAGATGCTATTGACCCCATCTGAAAGAGTTGTCTCAGTTATTCCCATAACAGGCATGGGAGGCCTGGGCAAAACGACTCTTGCTAAATCAGTCTACAACAATACAAAAATTGATGAGAATTTTGGCATAAAGAGTTGGGTTTGTGTGGCTAGAAAAATAGATATAGTGGAGCTGTTCAAACTCATTTTAGAATCGTTGACAAGAACAAAGGTTGAAGTGGATGGTAGGGATGCCATAGTTCAAGGAATTAGAGCAAAACTTGGGGAAAAAAGATTTCTccttgttcttgatgatgtGTGGAATTGTGAAGAGAGATTGTGGGATGACTTCTTCACCACGTTGTTGGGACTCAGTACAACTAAAGGAAGCTGGTGTATTCTCACTACTCGTCTAGAACCAGTGGCTAATGCTGTGCCTAGACATTTGCAAATGAATGATGGTCCTTATTCCCTAGGAAAGTTATCAGACGATGCGTGCTGGTCTATGCTGAAGGAAAAGGTAATTGCTGGAGAAGAAGTACCAAAAGAATTGGAAGCAATAAAGAAGCAAATTTTAAGGAGATGCGATGTCCTACCATTGGCGGCAAGTTTGATTGGTGGCTTGTTGCTTAACAACAGAAAAGAGAAGTGGCACTGCATTGTGCAGGAGAGTCTCTTGAATGAAGATCAAAGCGAGATCGATCAAATACTTACGGTGAGCTTTGATCATTTATCACCTCCATCAGTTAAGAAATGTTTTGCATATTGCTCGTTTTTTCCCCAGGACACTGAATTGGGAGAAGATTAA
- the LOC113688071 gene encoding putative disease resistance protein RGA3, which produces MHDLVHDFAKSVLNPKSSSQDRYLALHSYEEMAENVRWNKAASIRSLFLHLGGGISADTDMLSGFKHLHVLKLSGYDVMFLPSSIGKLLRLRLLDISSSGITSLPESLCKLYNLQALTIDGYALEGGFPKRMSDLISLRHLNYWHDDAKFKMPVQMGRLTCLQTLEFFNVSQEKGCGIEELGTLKYLRGSLEIRNLGLVEGKEAAKQAKLFEKPNLSSLRLDFERKSDNCDEDVLEGLQPHPNLQKLEIRYCMGNKIPQWLINLPKLVELRIEDCQRCSELPSLGQLPSLKRLYLRSLDNIRSIGDEFYGINTNEEEEEGRSRASGSSTRTRNSFRPLKNSMYEI; this is translated from the coding sequence ATGCATGATCTCGTGCATGATTTTGCAAAATCAGTTCTCAATCCTAAAAGCAGCAGCCAGGATCGCTACCTTGCATTACACTCATATGAAGAAATGGCAGAAAATGTCAGATGGAATAAAGCGGCATCAATCCGCTCGTTATTTCTCCATTTAGGGGGTGGCATATCTGCTGACACGGACATGTTATCAGGATTCAAGCACTTGCATGTTCTCAAATTGTCTGGATATGATGTCATGTTTCTGCCGAGCTCTATTGGCAAATTACTACGTCTGCGGTTGCTCGACATTTCATCTTCTGGTATCACAAGTTTGCCGGAATCTCTTTGCAAGCTATATAATTTGCAGGCACTAACGATTGATGGTTATGCACTTGAAGGAGGTTTTCCAAAACGGATGAGCGATTTGATTAGCTTGCGACATCTAAACTACTGGCATGATGATGCAAAATTTAAAATGCCGGTGCAGATGGGACGATTGACTTGTCTTCAAACTCTAGAGTTCTTTAATGTAAGTCAAGAGAAGGGTTGTGGCATCGAAGAGCTTGGGACCTTGAAATATCTTAGAGGATCATTGGAGATAAGAAATCTTGGACTAGTAGAGGGCAAAGAAGCAGCTAAACAAGCAAAATTGTTTGAAAAGCCAAATCTGTCTAGCTTAAGGTTGGACTTTGAACGGAAAAGTGATAACTGTGATGAGGATGTGTTGGAAGGTCTCCAACCTCACCCAAATTTGCAAAAGTTGGAAATTCGATATTGCATGGGTAATAAAATTCCCCAATGGCTTATCAATTTGCCAAAATTGGTGGAGTTGCGGATAGAAGATTGCCAGAGATGCAGTGAACTCCCGTCATTAGGACAACTGCCATCCCTCAAACGCCTCTATTTGAGAAGCTTGGACAACATCCGATCTATTGGAGATGAATTCTATGGTATTAATACtaatgaggaggaggaggagggcaGATCACGAGCATCAGGGAGCAGCACTAGAACACGAAATTCTTTCCGGCCCTTGAAGAACTCTATGTACGAGATATGA